The proteins below are encoded in one region of Planctopirus limnophila DSM 3776:
- a CDS encoding VOC family protein, whose translation MSTPRPFHVKQIDHVTIVVKDLVRSRWFYHEMLGMAEVSRPAFSFQGQWFQAGSTLIHTILEFEGSGPAGQSGGRSSRGHHIAFAVPDVRIAEKFLQQEGVPIVVPCKLRPDGALQTFLHDPDGHLIELTSPPESLFRPGASLAVDVSSQVMLDGVFSLLT comes from the coding sequence ATGTCCACTCCCCGACCATTCCACGTGAAACAGATTGACCACGTGACCATCGTGGTGAAGGATCTGGTGCGTAGCCGCTGGTTCTATCACGAGATGCTTGGGATGGCCGAAGTCTCTCGCCCGGCCTTTTCTTTTCAAGGCCAGTGGTTTCAGGCAGGCTCCACACTGATTCATACCATCCTCGAGTTTGAGGGCTCTGGCCCGGCTGGTCAGAGTGGTGGGAGATCTTCCCGTGGGCACCATATCGCTTTCGCAGTGCCAGATGTTCGCATCGCGGAAAAGTTCCTGCAGCAAGAGGGGGTGCCAATTGTCGTCCCTTGCAAGCTCAGACCCGATGGTGCCTTGCAGACCTTTCTACATGACCCCGACGGCCACCTGATTGAACTGACCTCGCCACCTGAGAGTCTGTTTCGACCCGGGGCGTCACTGGCAGTCGATGTGAGCAGTCAGGTCATGCTGGATGGTGTCTTCTCACTTTTGACCTGA